In Anabaena sphaerica FACHB-251, a genomic segment contains:
- a CDS encoding glycosyltransferase family 4 protein, with product MKITLTCNTGLGTGGQGVCLENAALGLNKLGDLTVFCSGLTVPKTDFTVYPVGNSPWSKRLLSTPILRRRNDWAVLLSDLYFDHQVSEKLKSYPCDLIMGVAGQTNLAFKAAKAQGAKAWLYCLNNYLPFMQQQIQQELDFLSDPTVATMNPKMLKRFAEECQQADLIIVLSEVAKQTFIQAGLAPEKVKVVTPFVDTQKFHPTVKNDQVFRVLYVGTIEPRKGIPYLFQAFLQADIPNSELLIVGGASTRGLRQFMTETLNKHTNIKQEFWNFSQDDPTEVFGKSSVLVLPSVEDGFGLVALEAMACGLPVIVTSNCGVADVVNHGINGFIAPPRDVKTMANQLRFLAENESIRREMGKVARINSQQYNQALYQHRLRKIFLEQDLITPIFN from the coding sequence ATGAAAATCACACTCACTTGCAATACAGGTTTAGGAACAGGTGGACAAGGTGTTTGTTTAGAGAATGCTGCATTAGGTTTAAATAAACTAGGAGATTTAACTGTATTTTGTAGTGGCTTAACAGTGCCAAAAACCGATTTTACTGTATATCCTGTAGGTAATTCTCCTTGGAGTAAGAGATTATTAAGTACCCCAATTTTGCGTCGTCGTAATGATTGGGCTGTATTGCTAAGTGACCTATATTTTGATCACCAGGTCAGCGAAAAATTAAAATCCTATCCCTGTGATTTAATCATGGGAGTAGCTGGACAAACTAACTTAGCATTTAAAGCAGCTAAAGCTCAAGGTGCAAAAGCTTGGTTATATTGTTTAAATAATTATCTGCCTTTTATGCAGCAGCAAATTCAGCAAGAATTAGATTTTTTATCTGATCCTACTGTAGCAACCATGAATCCCAAAATGCTCAAGAGATTTGCTGAAGAATGTCAACAAGCAGATTTAATTATCGTTTTATCTGAAGTTGCCAAACAAACATTTATTCAAGCGGGATTAGCACCAGAAAAAGTTAAAGTTGTCACTCCTTTTGTTGATACTCAAAAATTTCATCCTACTGTAAAAAATGATCAAGTTTTTCGAGTGCTTTATGTAGGAACTATTGAACCTAGAAAAGGAATTCCTTATTTATTTCAGGCTTTTTTACAAGCTGATATCCCCAATTCAGAATTATTGATTGTTGGAGGTGCTTCTACTCGTGGGCTAAGACAATTTATGACAGAAACATTAAACAAACATACCAATATTAAACAAGAATTTTGGAATTTTAGTCAAGATGATCCTACTGAAGTTTTTGGTAAATCTTCGGTTCTGGTTTTACCTTCTGTAGAAGATGGTTTTGGTTTGGTTGCATTAGAAGCAATGGCTTGTGGATTACCTGTAATTGTAACTTCTAATTGCGGTGTAGCGGATGTGGTAAATCATGGCATAAATGGCTTTATTGCTCCTCCTAGAGATGTAAAAACTATGGCTAATCAATTGAGATTTTTAGCAGAAAATGAATCCATAAGAAGAGAAATGGGAAAAGTTGCCAGAATAAATTCACAACAATATAATCAGGCACTTTATCAACATCGATTAAGGAAAATATTTTTAGAACAAGATTTAATTACACCAATTTTTAACTAA
- a CDS encoding glycosyltransferase, producing the protein MNNYLLEFLNFNFTKNRKTANSKNNFAENSRNQPKLFCIAHDLPPLKTPIANRANKILSEIQKTWQIHVLTDTRGSFLSEKSNIYHVKSWYPQALITWLGKLRLEKILTLLVWPDPEIFWFLPALFKGYQLIKQQKPDAIFVIMMPYSAGLLGVALKFLTGLPLVVSLDDSLSCTDMHPYAVSWLHHHLDRWLENFYVRQANAVVYVSQFNLELVKSRQPEAQRSKFHLIRCGADPLDFATPINSKNDNFSFDIVYIGGMNGWYEFYHRPQEKTLPKKLYKAWLKWGYYQRAKIDHRSSSPVFVGEAIKEVISQNSAWKNKIKLSVYGNSFPEFVIDRVLQNQNITDVVNVSGALPHFQAIQLARQADLLLITLPNRPDGTPGGRISCKTYEYLMTDRPILAAAPYGENWNYLQDKPGVWLVEPTDVKAIKEVIIHIATAKFSGSPLQFDRSYLHKELSYQNLVQDYLKIFDAVCSTSTFNYPL; encoded by the coding sequence ATGAATAATTATTTATTAGAATTCCTAAACTTCAATTTTACTAAAAACAGAAAAACTGCCAATTCCAAAAATAACTTTGCAGAAAACTCACGAAATCAGCCAAAACTTTTTTGTATAGCCCATGATTTACCACCTTTAAAAACACCAATTGCCAATAGAGCTAATAAAATATTGAGCGAAATTCAGAAAACTTGGCAAATCCATGTATTAACCGATACAAGGGGTAGTTTTTTATCAGAAAAATCTAATATTTATCATGTCAAAAGTTGGTATCCTCAAGCCTTAATTACATGGCTAGGAAAGCTAAGATTGGAGAAAATATTAACATTATTAGTTTGGCCAGATCCAGAGATATTTTGGTTTTTACCAGCATTATTTAAAGGATATCAATTAATTAAACAACAAAAACCAGATGCTATTTTTGTGATCATGATGCCCTATTCTGCTGGTTTATTGGGAGTTGCTCTAAAATTTCTCACAGGGTTGCCTTTGGTAGTTAGTTTAGATGATTCACTGAGTTGTACTGATATGCACCCCTATGCTGTAAGTTGGTTACATCATCATCTCGACCGTTGGCTAGAAAATTTTTATGTACGACAAGCAAATGCAGTAGTTTATGTTTCACAATTCAATTTAGAATTAGTAAAAAGTCGTCAACCTGAAGCACAAAGATCAAAGTTTCATTTAATTCGTTGTGGTGCAGATCCATTAGATTTTGCTACTCCTATTAACTCTAAAAATGACAATTTCTCTTTTGATATTGTTTATATAGGTGGCATGAATGGCTGGTATGAATTCTATCATCGCCCGCAAGAAAAAACCTTACCTAAAAAACTTTATAAAGCTTGGCTAAAATGGGGATATTATCAACGAGCAAAAATTGATCATCGTAGTTCTAGTCCGGTGTTTGTGGGTGAGGCTATTAAAGAGGTTATCTCCCAAAACTCAGCATGGAAAAACAAAATCAAACTCTCAGTCTATGGTAATAGTTTTCCCGAGTTTGTAATTGATAGAGTTTTACAAAATCAAAATATTACAGATGTAGTAAATGTATCTGGAGCATTACCTCACTTTCAAGCTATTCAACTAGCTAGACAGGCAGATTTATTATTAATAACTTTACCAAATCGTCCAGATGGTACCCCAGGTGGAAGAATTTCTTGTAAAACCTACGAATATTTAATGACAGATCGACCAATTTTAGCAGCAGCACCTTACGGAGAAAACTGGAATTATTTACAAGATAAACCAGGCGTTTGGTTAGTTGAACCAACTGATGTAAAGGCTATCAAGGAAGTAATTATTCACATAGCGACTGCTAAGTTTTCCGGCTCTCCTTTACAGTTTGATCGCAGTTATTTACACAAAGAATTAAGTTATCAAAACCTAGTACAAGACTACTTAAAAATTTTCGATGCTGTTTGCTCAACCTCAACTTTTAATTATCCATTATGA
- the hepA gene encoding heterocyst formation ABC transporter subunit HepA, which translates to MNSPIFYPLRNLLNTTKFWKENHLILREFKHFRRITVLALVFTFLAATFEGISIGFLLSFLQNITDPNSQPIQIGIDWFDHWILGVHTSAISRLYRISFLILLSTWIRAAFNYFAQIYTEFCQLYLGDRLRKQIFEQLQSLSLSYFSTTRSGEIVNTITTEIERIRQGFSGGAFLFTRCLTVIVYLTTMVLLSWQLTLIAVFLFTLLAVGLSNLNARVRESSFGTSVANGNFTSIALEFINGIRTVHASGTQELERQRYYKASNQIVSSSTKVILTWTLVKPIAESAATTVLIGMIILAFSSFVVNGTLQVSSLLTFFFVLFRLVPFIQDINGTRAFLSTLQGSAENIKTLLKREDKTYFQNGTIQFTGLKRSIDLVSVDFGYSQNQKVLHNITLTIERGKMTALVGASGAGKTTIADLIPRFYDATDGYIYIDEVDVRKFEINSLRRKIAVVSQDTFIFNSSVWNNIAYGTPEATEAEIREAARLANAEEFISEMPEGFDTQLGDRGIRLSGGQRQRLAIARALLRNPEILILDEATSALDSVSERLIQDSLEKLSLGRTVIAIAHRLSTIAKADKVVVLEQGRIVEQGKYQELIEQKGKLWQYHKMQYQMTANEQI; encoded by the coding sequence ATGAATTCTCCAATTTTTTATCCCCTCCGCAATTTGCTCAATACTACTAAATTTTGGAAAGAAAATCATTTGATTTTGCGAGAGTTTAAACACTTTCGTCGGATTACTGTACTTGCCTTAGTCTTTACATTTTTAGCTGCAACATTTGAAGGTATTAGCATTGGTTTTCTGCTATCATTTTTGCAAAATATAACAGATCCTAATTCTCAACCAATTCAAATAGGAATAGACTGGTTTGATCATTGGATATTGGGAGTTCATACGTCAGCAATTAGCAGACTATATCGCATATCCTTTCTTATTTTATTGAGTACTTGGATACGTGCTGCTTTTAACTACTTTGCCCAGATATACACAGAATTTTGTCAATTATATCTTGGAGACCGCTTACGTAAGCAAATTTTTGAGCAGTTGCAATCTTTATCTCTTAGCTACTTTAGCACTACTCGTTCTGGTGAAATCGTTAACACAATTACCACAGAAATTGAGAGAATTAGACAGGGTTTTAGCGGTGGAGCATTTTTATTTACTAGATGCTTGACGGTTATTGTCTACTTAACCACAATGGTTTTGCTCTCATGGCAACTAACGCTAATTGCAGTATTTTTATTCACTCTCTTAGCTGTCGGATTATCAAATCTCAATGCCAGAGTGCGAGAATCAAGTTTTGGTACGTCAGTTGCCAATGGTAATTTTACATCCATAGCCCTAGAATTTATTAATGGCATTCGGACTGTCCATGCCTCTGGTACTCAAGAATTAGAGCGTCAGCGTTACTACAAAGCTAGTAATCAAATAGTCAGTAGTTCAACTAAAGTTATTTTAACTTGGACATTGGTGAAACCCATTGCTGAAAGCGCAGCTACTACTGTGTTGATAGGTATGATTATTTTGGCTTTTAGTAGCTTTGTGGTTAATGGTACGTTGCAAGTTAGTTCTTTACTCACCTTTTTCTTTGTACTGTTTCGTCTCGTACCGTTTATTCAAGATATTAATGGCACAAGAGCATTTCTCAGCACTCTCCAAGGTTCAGCTGAAAATATTAAAACCTTGTTGAAAAGAGAGGATAAAACCTACTTTCAAAACGGGACAATTCAGTTTACAGGTTTAAAAAGATCAATTGATTTAGTGTCTGTGGATTTTGGCTATAGTCAGAATCAAAAAGTGCTGCATAATATTACCCTGACTATTGAACGAGGTAAAATGACTGCCTTAGTCGGTGCATCTGGTGCTGGTAAAACCACAATTGCCGATTTAATTCCTCGGTTTTATGATGCTACAGACGGCTATATTTACATTGATGAAGTTGATGTTCGGAAATTTGAAATTAACTCTCTACGTCGTAAGATAGCAGTTGTTAGTCAAGATACTTTTATTTTTAATAGTTCTGTGTGGAACAATATTGCTTACGGTACACCAGAGGCAACAGAAGCAGAAATTCGAGAAGCTGCTCGACTAGCAAATGCAGAAGAATTTATTTCAGAAATGCCAGAAGGGTTTGATACACAGTTGGGAGATAGAGGTATTCGTTTATCTGGTGGACAAAGACAGCGACTTGCTATTGCGCGTGCATTATTACGTAACCCAGAAATTTTGATTTTAGACGAAGCAACTAGTGCTTTAGATTCTGTGTCTGAGCGATTAATTCAGGATTCATTAGAAAAGCTCTCTCTAGGTCGAACTGTGATTGCGATCGCTCACCGTCTTTCTACAATTGCTAAGGCTGATAAAGTCGTAGTTTTAGAACAAGGAAGAATCGTCGAACAAGGTAAATACCAAGAACTTATAGAACAAAAAGGTAAGCTTTGGCAATATCACAAAATGCAATATCAAATGACTGCTAATGAGCAAATTTAA
- the hepC gene encoding heterocyst development glycosyltransferase HepC has translation MTTSIVPSLQEHSSISQQPQSYHSQYCTLQWRRGQLLVKSPINLQQPYLPSLENEQLLVECLKHSPVTLVTIDPQLGDAALRFWADACKQAKKPIFIRLPFKNQLPKTSNYIRVIQRVIDWILALFVLLLVSPVMLVLALLMQMYSPGLLFSYEWHIGERGKLFQSIKFCTTGKQSITFLGFLMRKYGLDNLPKLFNVLRGDMSFIGSRCWTLADAVHLSLEDAEQLNKLSVISNPW, from the coding sequence ATGACAACTTCAATTGTTCCCAGCTTACAAGAACACAGCAGTATATCCCAGCAGCCCCAAAGTTATCACTCGCAATACTGCACACTTCAGTGGCGTAGGGGTCAGCTATTGGTGAAGTCTCCTATAAATTTGCAACAACCATATTTACCTTCACTGGAAAATGAACAATTATTAGTAGAGTGTTTAAAACATTCTCCAGTTACTTTGGTAACCATAGATCCACAACTAGGTGATGCTGCACTGCGATTTTGGGCAGATGCTTGCAAACAAGCTAAAAAGCCAATATTCATCCGCCTACCTTTTAAGAATCAATTGCCAAAAACAAGTAATTACATCCGGGTTATACAACGAGTAATTGACTGGATTTTGGCTTTATTTGTCCTGTTATTAGTTAGTCCTGTGATGCTGGTATTGGCTTTACTTATGCAGATGTACTCGCCTGGGTTACTATTTTCCTATGAGTGGCATATTGGTGAGCGGGGTAAACTATTCCAATCGATCAAGTTTTGTACAACTGGAAAACAGAGTATCACATTTTTAGGGTTTTTGATGCGTAAATACGGTTTAGATAATTTACCAAAATTATTCAATGTACTGCGTGGTGATATGAGTTTTATTGGCTCTCGTTGTTGGACTTTAGCAGATGCAGTCCACCTAAGTTTAGAAGATGCAGAACAGCTAAATAAGCTATCAGTAATTAGTAATCCATGGTAA
- a CDS encoding polysaccharide biosynthesis tyrosine autokinase, whose translation MVQTSLNPQRVPIADQEPGYGQMLAVFVRRFPWVVLVFMSSTALAGIITLKTKPTFQSTMQLLVEANYQGKKEGDSVENQFTDSNIVIDTATQLNLMRSSGLIQKAVDKLKSEYPSITVEEIKKSLVLTQIKTPEDNIATKIFQADYTDSDPEKTQKVLTAIRQVYVEYNKQQQDVRLQKGLQVIRDQLRKASDEVNASEANLQRFRSNQNLIDPELQAKAIEETLNNIQKERQTTRSQYEEAVAKQKSLQQQLNRSPQNALVSSRLSQSLRYQGLLNEIQKTELALAQERLRFTDGTPSVQKLNEQLQSQKELLQKEVSRALGGQSTTALSSGENLLEQGQLGQIDLNLTGELVETQTNIVALSARDQTLAQKENELRSQLKRFPSLLAYYNRILPQLQFSRERMELLLKAEQQLRQELSKGGFNWEVVEDPQKGIKLGPNLQQNLLLGAIVGFMLGGVAAFIREASDDSVHTTAELEKQFALPLLGTTPKLPPAKPKESIIKLPFGKPEVLAPWTIQVLQSPPRWESLDLIYKNIELLNSVTDLKSLMVTSALPDDGKSALTLGLAMSAARLHKKVLLIDANLRDPSLHKQLNLPNEQGLSTLLASDITLPNQIGIQYSGSSYIDILTAGPIPVDPAHLLSSPRMMELMAAFEENYDLVLIDAPSVIGMVDAMLTASSCRSVVMVASIGRVTRNHLAQATAMLSKLNLIGVVANGVSNSDSTYVPYVKQKELVLQQFVEK comes from the coding sequence GTGGTTCAAACTAGTCTAAATCCCCAGAGAGTTCCCATAGCAGATCAAGAGCCAGGTTATGGACAAATGCTTGCTGTCTTTGTCAGGAGATTTCCCTGGGTTGTGTTAGTATTTATGAGTTCTACGGCTCTGGCAGGCATAATAACTTTAAAGACAAAGCCCACTTTCCAAAGTACGATGCAATTGTTAGTAGAAGCCAACTATCAAGGCAAAAAAGAAGGAGACAGCGTAGAAAATCAGTTTACAGACTCTAACATTGTTATAGATACTGCAACACAGCTTAACTTGATGCGGAGTTCTGGACTGATCCAAAAAGCAGTTGATAAACTGAAGTCGGAATATCCAAGCATCACTGTAGAGGAAATTAAAAAATCCTTAGTCTTAACTCAAATCAAGACTCCAGAAGATAATATCGCTACTAAAATCTTTCAAGCTGACTATACCGATAGCGATCCTGAAAAAACGCAAAAAGTGTTAACTGCCATTCGGCAAGTTTATGTTGAATATAACAAACAACAACAGGATGTGCGTTTACAAAAAGGTCTGCAAGTTATCAGAGATCAGTTGCGAAAAGCTAGTGATGAAGTGAATGCATCTGAAGCCAATCTGCAACGATTTCGCAGTAACCAGAATTTAATTGATCCAGAGTTGCAGGCCAAAGCAATTGAGGAAACTTTAAATAATATTCAGAAAGAGCGACAAACAACTCGTTCTCAATATGAAGAAGCTGTGGCAAAGCAAAAGTCTTTGCAACAACAACTCAACCGTTCGCCGCAGAATGCTCTGGTTTCTTCTCGTCTGAGTCAGTCTTTACGCTATCAAGGCTTACTGAATGAAATCCAGAAAACAGAACTAGCTTTAGCACAGGAACGCTTACGTTTTACTGATGGTACTCCTAGTGTACAGAAGCTCAACGAACAGCTTCAGAGTCAAAAAGAACTTTTGCAAAAAGAAGTCAGTAGAGCTTTAGGCGGACAATCTACTACTGCATTAAGTTCTGGAGAAAATCTTCTCGAACAAGGACAACTAGGACAAATTGATCTTAACCTCACTGGTGAATTAGTAGAAACCCAGACTAATATAGTTGCTTTAAGCGCCCGTGATCAAACTTTGGCACAAAAAGAAAATGAACTGCGATCGCAACTAAAACGCTTTCCTTCTCTGTTGGCTTATTACAATCGCATACTTCCCCAATTACAATTTAGTCGGGAAAGAATGGAGCTATTGTTAAAAGCAGAACAACAATTGCGTCAAGAACTTTCCAAAGGTGGATTTAATTGGGAAGTGGTGGAAGATCCGCAAAAAGGCATAAAATTAGGACCCAACCTTCAGCAAAATCTTTTGTTGGGTGCAATAGTAGGATTCATGTTAGGTGGTGTTGCCGCCTTTATTCGAGAAGCATCGGATGATTCAGTACATACTACTGCTGAATTAGAAAAACAATTTGCCCTACCTTTGTTGGGAACAACTCCCAAATTGCCACCAGCTAAACCTAAAGAATCAATCATCAAGTTGCCTTTTGGTAAACCTGAAGTTCTTGCTCCCTGGACAATTCAAGTCTTACAATCTCCACCTCGGTGGGAATCGCTGGATCTAATTTATAAAAACATAGAACTCCTCAATAGTGTCACTGATTTAAAATCATTGATGGTGACATCAGCATTACCAGATGACGGTAAATCAGCTTTGACATTAGGTTTGGCTATGAGTGCGGCTCGGTTACACAAAAAGGTACTGTTAATTGATGCCAACTTACGAGATCCTAGCTTACACAAACAGCTAAATCTTCCTAATGAACAAGGTTTATCAACTCTATTAGCCAGTGATATTACCCTTCCTAATCAGATTGGAATTCAATACTCAGGTTCATCCTATATCGACATTTTAACCGCTGGTCCGATACCTGTAGATCCGGCTCATCTTTTAAGTTCCCCACGCATGATGGAATTGATGGCTGCATTTGAAGAAAACTATGATTTAGTACTCATAGATGCTCCATCTGTTATCGGTATGGTAGATGCTATGCTCACAGCCTCATCTTGCCGGAGTGTCGTCATGGTCGCAAGCATTGGTAGAGTAACACGCAACCATTTAGCCCAAGCTACAGCAATGTTGAGCAAGTTAAATCTGATTGGGGTTGTGGCTAATGGAGTATCTAATTCTGATAGCACTTATGTTCCTTATGTCAAGCAAAAAGAATTAGTGCTGCAACAATTTGTGGAAAAATAG
- a CDS encoding glycosyltransferase — protein MKIALVHDYLTQRGGAERVFELLCKRYPEADIFTSLYDPQKTIDLGERIVRTTLLQNIPGAVKYFRLMAPLYFPAFRALNLQDYDLIISSSTSFAKAVRKKPQARHICFCHNVTRFLWDTETYLREYGDYRYFAPLIEKIFEMMRNVDLKYSQEPDLYIANSSVVARRIQKIYGKQAIVINYPIDTNNFVFSDTKEDYYLASARMISYKRLDIIVEAFNWLGWHLLISGDGPELERLKSKALGNIEFLGHVSDSKRKDLFSRAKSIIVAALEDYGLVPVEANASGTPVIAYGAGGVLDTQIPGKTGVFFKRQTPDSLQAALLEARGISWNYKTIRNHAVNNFSEQAFFTKVEDILVQVSGVHHSFI, from the coding sequence ATGAAAATAGCTCTCGTCCATGATTACTTAACCCAGCGCGGTGGGGCAGAGCGAGTGTTTGAATTGCTTTGTAAACGCTACCCCGAAGCCGACATTTTCACCTCTTTATATGATCCTCAAAAAACAATTGACCTTGGTGAACGTATAGTTAGAACAACTTTATTACAAAATATTCCCGGTGCTGTAAAGTATTTTCGCTTGATGGCTCCCCTTTACTTTCCTGCCTTTCGAGCCTTGAATTTACAAGATTACGATTTAATTATTAGTAGCAGCACTAGTTTTGCCAAAGCAGTGCGTAAAAAACCACAGGCACGGCACATTTGTTTTTGTCATAATGTCACTCGTTTTTTATGGGATACAGAAACTTATTTACGAGAGTATGGAGACTATCGCTACTTTGCACCCTTAATTGAAAAAATATTTGAAATGATGAGAAATGTAGACCTGAAATATTCTCAGGAACCAGACCTCTACATTGCTAATTCCAGCGTTGTTGCCCGTCGTATTCAAAAAATTTATGGGAAACAAGCAATAGTGATCAATTATCCAATTGATACCAATAATTTTGTCTTTTCCGATACCAAAGAAGATTACTACTTGGCATCGGCGCGGATGATAAGTTATAAACGTCTTGATATAATAGTCGAGGCTTTTAATTGGTTAGGGTGGCATTTATTAATATCAGGTGACGGACCTGAACTAGAACGGTTAAAATCTAAGGCATTAGGTAATATCGAATTCTTAGGCCATGTGAGTGACAGCAAACGTAAAGACTTATTTTCTAGAGCTAAGTCTATTATTGTTGCAGCCTTAGAAGACTATGGATTAGTTCCAGTAGAAGCAAATGCTAGTGGAACTCCAGTGATTGCCTATGGAGCCGGTGGGGTATTAGATACTCAAATACCTGGTAAAACCGGAGTTTTTTTCAAGAGACAAACACCTGATTCTTTACAAGCCGCATTATTAGAGGCTAGAGGAATATCTTGGAATTACAAAACTATTCGTAATCACGCCGTAAATAATTTTTCAGAACAAGCATTCTTTACCAAAGTTGAGGATATTCTTGTTCAAGTTTCTGGTGTGCATCACTCATTTATTTAA
- a CDS encoding NAD(P)H-dependent oxidoreductase — MIIVDKALEARAALGKPVKVAMIGAGFMGRGIANQIINSVPGMELVAISNRHIDGAKRAYSEAGIEDFKIVSSVVDLENALIQGQYAITEDAMLLCEADGIDAIIEVTGTIEYAAHLVMRAIAHQKHIILMNAELDGTIGPILKLHADRAGVILTACDGDQPGVEMNLYRFVKSIGLTPLLCGNIKGLQDPYRNPTTQAGFAQRWGQNPAMVTSFADGTKISFEQAIVANGTGMKVAKRGMLGYEYAGHVDEMTKMYDVDQLKQLGGIVDYVVSTKPGPGVFVFATHEDPKQRHYLNLYKLGEGPLYSFYTPYHLCHFEVPLSVARAVLFHDAVLAPIAGPVVDVVATAKIDLKAGETLDGIGYYMTYGQCENSEIVQLQNLLPMGIAEGCRLKRDIDKDQVLTYDDVELPGGRLCDKLRSEQTAYFAPAKTLAVVK; from the coding sequence ATGATTATTGTTGATAAAGCCTTAGAAGCCCGTGCTGCATTAGGTAAACCTGTAAAAGTCGCCATGATTGGTGCTGGATTTATGGGTCGCGGCATTGCTAATCAAATTATCAATTCTGTTCCTGGAATGGAATTGGTTGCTATTTCTAACCGTCACATTGATGGAGCTAAAAGAGCTTATTCAGAAGCAGGAATTGAGGATTTTAAGATTGTTTCTAGTGTAGTTGATTTAGAAAATGCACTGATTCAAGGTCAATATGCAATCACCGAAGATGCCATGTTGCTGTGTGAGGCTGATGGTATAGATGCAATTATTGAAGTGACGGGAACAATAGAATATGCTGCTCATTTAGTGATGAGAGCGATCGCCCATCAAAAGCATATCATTTTAATGAATGCAGAACTCGATGGTACTATCGGCCCCATCCTCAAACTGCACGCTGACCGTGCTGGAGTCATCCTGACAGCTTGTGACGGCGACCAACCAGGGGTAGAAATGAACCTGTACCGCTTTGTGAAAAGCATTGGTTTAACCCCCTTATTGTGTGGAAATATCAAAGGTTTACAAGACCCTTACCGTAACCCCACCACCCAAGCCGGTTTTGCTCAACGCTGGGGTCAAAATCCCGCCATGGTAACAAGCTTTGCTGATGGGACAAAAATTTCTTTTGAGCAAGCAATAGTAGCCAATGGCACAGGAATGAAAGTAGCAAAACGGGGAATGTTGGGATACGAATACGCAGGTCATGTGGATGAAATGACCAAAATGTATGATGTTGATCAACTCAAACAATTAGGTGGCATTGTTGATTATGTCGTTAGCACAAAACCAGGCCCAGGGGTGTTTGTTTTTGCCACCCATGAAGACCCTAAACAACGCCATTATCTCAATCTTTATAAACTTGGTGAAGGACCTCTTTACAGTTTCTACACCCCCTATCACCTTTGTCACTTTGAAGTTCCCCTTTCTGTTGCCCGTGCAGTGTTATTTCATGATGCTGTACTTGCTCCCATAGCTGGTCCAGTTGTCGATGTCGTGGCTACTGCAAAAATTGACCTCAAAGCTGGAGAAACTCTTGATGGCATCGGTTATTACATGACTTATGGACAATGTGAAAACTCAGAAATTGTCCAGCTACAAAATTTGCTACCAATGGGGATAGCAGAAGGATGTCGCTTAAAGCGTGATATTGATAAAGATCAAGTTCTCACATACGATGATGTGGAACTGCCTGGAGGTAGACTTTGCGACAAACTGCGATCTGAACAAACAGCTTATTTTGCTCCTGCTAAAACTTTGGCAGTTGTGAAGTAA
- the rfbC gene encoding dTDP-4-dehydrorhamnose 3,5-epimerase, with product MIFTKTKLPGAFIIDLEEKPDHRGFFARTFCAQEFADHGLKPTVAQCNLSFNHKKGTLRGMHYQILPAAETKLIRCTQGAIYDVIVDMRPESPTYLSHIGVELSAENRRALYVPEMFAHGYQALTDGAEVVYQVGEFYTPGYERGLRYDDPLLEISWPLSATEMSDKDRNWPLLESILIGV from the coding sequence ATGATTTTTACAAAAACTAAACTCCCTGGTGCTTTTATTATTGACTTAGAAGAAAAACCCGATCATCGTGGTTTTTTTGCTCGGACGTTCTGCGCTCAGGAATTTGCAGACCACGGTTTAAAGCCAACTGTTGCTCAATGTAACTTGTCTTTTAATCACAAAAAAGGTACTTTGCGGGGAATGCACTATCAAATTCTCCCAGCCGCAGAAACCAAATTAATTCGTTGTACTCAAGGGGCAATTTATGACGTAATTGTGGATATGCGTCCTGAATCTCCAACTTATCTGTCGCATATTGGTGTAGAACTAAGTGCGGAAAATCGCCGCGCTTTATATGTACCAGAAATGTTTGCTCATGGCTATCAAGCTTTAACAGATGGTGCAGAAGTTGTCTATCAAGTGGGTGAATTTTACACTCCTGGTTATGAACGTGGTTTGCGTTATGATGATCCACTGTTAGAAATTTCTTGGCCTTTGAGTGCAACTGAAATGTCTGATAAAGACCGCAATTGGCCTTTACTAGAATCTATTTTAATAGGAGTTTAA